In the Selenomonadales bacterium genome, one interval contains:
- a CDS encoding enoyl-CoA hydratase/isomerase family protein, protein MEEAVVLYEKIGQIAKITLNRPKALNAMNGELVSTLASRLDDAGNDNDVRVIILTGNGKGFCAGGDLAYLKQLTNVIEARAFITEVGALVKQIQSITKPIIAMVNGVAAGAGFNLALACDIVFASDTARFAQSFVKVGLVPDCGGMYLLPKIVGMHKAKELMFTADLIGAAKADELGLLNRVIESDKLEAETLAFAEKLLLSAPIVLGMVKQTLNGMEDMTLENWLVHEADMQTLCMQTKDHQEGISAFLEKRAPEFKNQ, encoded by the coding sequence ATGGAAGAAGCTGTTGTATTATATGAAAAGATCGGTCAGATCGCGAAGATCACGCTCAATCGTCCGAAAGCCCTCAATGCGATGAATGGTGAGCTTGTCAGCACATTGGCATCACGTCTTGATGATGCAGGTAACGATAATGATGTACGTGTTATCATCCTCACAGGTAACGGCAAAGGATTCTGTGCAGGCGGTGACCTTGCGTACTTGAAACAATTGACGAACGTTATCGAAGCGCGTGCGTTTATCACGGAAGTAGGCGCACTCGTCAAACAGATACAGTCTATCACAAAACCGATCATCGCGATGGTCAACGGTGTAGCGGCAGGCGCAGGCTTCAACCTCGCCTTGGCTTGTGATATCGTATTCGCATCTGATACGGCAAGATTTGCACAGAGCTTCGTCAAAGTAGGCCTCGTGCCGGACTGCGGCGGTATGTATCTTTTACCGAAGATCGTCGGTATGCACAAAGCAAAAGAGCTTATGTTCACGGCAGACCTTATCGGTGCGGCCAAAGCAGACGAATTGGGTCTGTTGAATCGCGTTATCGAAAGTGACAAGCTCGAAGCAGAAACGCTCGCATTCGCAGAAAAACTTCTTCTTTCGGCACCGATCGTACTCGGTATGGTCAAACAGACACTCAACGGTATGGAAGATATGACACTTGAAAATTGGCTCGTACACGAAGCCGATATGCAGACTCTTTGTATGCAGACGAAAGATCATCAGGAAGGTATCAGCGCATTTTTAGAAAAACGCGCGCCTGAATTTAAAAATCAGTAA